Proteins from one Microbacterium sp. Root553 genomic window:
- a CDS encoding L-fuconate dehydratase: MSRIVALDTTDIRFPTSLSLDGSDAMNPDPDYSAAYVIVRTDAEDGVDGHAFVFTIGRGNDVQVAAIDALAGHLVGREIEPLLDDMGGTFRDIIGDSQLRWLGPEKGVMHMAIGAVINALWDIKAKRAGLPLWQLLARMTPEELVDLVDFRYLTNALTRDDALEILRAAEPGRAERERELLATGYPGYTTSPGWLGYSDEKLERLAREAMADGFTQIKLKVGADLDDDIRRFRKAREVCGPDFPIAIDANQRWEVSEAIEWVTALAEFHPAWIEEPTSPDDVLGHAEIARGIAPIRVATGEHAQNRVIFKQLLQAEAISVMQIDAVRVAGVNENIANLLLAAKFGVPVCPHAGGVGLCEAVQHLSMFDFVAVTGTREGRMIEFVDHLHEHFVIPTDIKGGSYMAPTAAGSGMEMKAVSIAAYTWTGRHVGV, translated from the coding sequence GTGAGCCGCATCGTCGCCCTCGACACGACCGACATCCGCTTCCCGACATCGCTGAGTCTGGACGGCTCGGACGCGATGAACCCCGACCCCGACTACTCCGCCGCGTACGTGATCGTGCGCACGGATGCCGAGGACGGCGTCGACGGCCACGCCTTCGTCTTCACGATCGGCCGCGGCAACGACGTGCAGGTCGCGGCGATCGACGCGCTCGCCGGACACCTCGTCGGTCGTGAGATCGAGCCGCTCCTCGACGACATGGGCGGCACGTTCCGCGACATCATCGGGGACTCCCAGCTGCGCTGGCTCGGCCCGGAGAAAGGCGTCATGCACATGGCGATCGGCGCCGTCATCAATGCGCTGTGGGACATCAAGGCCAAGCGCGCGGGGCTCCCGCTCTGGCAGCTGCTGGCGCGGATGACGCCAGAAGAGCTGGTGGACCTGGTGGACTTCCGCTATCTCACCAACGCACTGACCCGCGACGACGCCCTCGAGATCCTGCGCGCCGCCGAGCCCGGCCGCGCCGAGCGCGAGCGCGAGCTGCTCGCCACCGGCTACCCCGGGTACACGACCAGCCCCGGCTGGCTCGGCTACTCGGACGAGAAGCTCGAGCGGCTCGCCCGCGAGGCGATGGCCGACGGCTTCACCCAGATCAAGCTCAAGGTCGGTGCCGACCTCGACGACGACATCCGCCGTTTCCGCAAGGCGCGCGAGGTCTGCGGACCGGACTTCCCGATCGCGATCGACGCCAACCAGCGTTGGGAGGTGTCGGAGGCGATCGAGTGGGTCACCGCGCTCGCCGAGTTCCACCCGGCCTGGATCGAAGAGCCCACGAGCCCCGACGACGTGCTCGGTCATGCCGAGATCGCACGAGGCATCGCGCCCATCCGTGTCGCCACCGGCGAGCACGCGCAGAACCGGGTCATCTTCAAGCAGCTGCTGCAGGCCGAGGCGATCTCGGTCATGCAGATCGACGCCGTGCGGGTCGCCGGCGTCAACGAGAACATCGCCAACCTGCTGCTCGCAGCGAAGTTCGGGGTGCCGGTCTGCCCGCACGCCGGGGGAGTCGGTCTCTGCGAGGCCGTGCAGCACCTGTCGATGTTCGACTTCGTCGCCGTCACCGGCACCCGCGAAGGACGCATGATCGAGTTCGTCGACCATCTGCACGAGCACTTCGTGATCCCCACCGACATCAAGGGCGGCTCGTACATGGCTCCGACCGCGGCAGGGTCCGGCATGGAGATGAAGGCCGTGAGCATTGCCGCCTACACGTGGACGGGACGGCACGTCGGTGTCTGA
- a CDS encoding aldo/keto reductase — MSAGGRARLTLPHLGYGAANVGNLFRALSDEESWGILEAAWESGIRYFDTAPHYGLGLSERRLGAFLQTKPRDEYVLSTKVGRLLRPNPDHDGGLDTANDFHVPDDLRREWDFSADGIRRSLDESRERLGIERIDLVYLHDPERHDLDLALAEALPALEQVRADGEVSAVGVGSMVSDALAASVRSADLDLIMVAGRYTLLEQPAAEDVLPACRETGTGIVAASVFNSGLLASNEPRRDGRYEYGQLPDELWERLLRIAAVCAAHDVPVPAAAIQYPLQSDVVRSVVVGGSRAAQLRQNAEYAARDIPSALWEELAAEGLIPA, encoded by the coding sequence GTGTCGGCGGGCGGGCGGGCGCGACTGACGCTTCCCCACCTCGGCTACGGTGCCGCGAACGTCGGCAACCTCTTCCGGGCGCTGAGCGACGAGGAGTCGTGGGGGATCCTCGAGGCGGCGTGGGAGAGCGGCATCCGCTACTTCGACACGGCTCCGCACTACGGGCTGGGGCTCTCGGAGCGGCGCCTCGGCGCCTTCCTGCAGACGAAACCGCGCGACGAGTACGTGCTGTCGACGAAGGTCGGGCGGCTGCTGCGGCCGAACCCCGACCACGACGGCGGCCTCGACACCGCGAACGACTTCCATGTGCCCGACGACCTGCGCCGCGAGTGGGACTTCTCGGCAGACGGCATCCGCCGCAGCCTCGACGAGTCTCGCGAGCGCCTCGGCATCGAGCGCATCGACCTCGTCTACCTGCACGACCCCGAACGGCACGACCTCGACCTCGCACTCGCCGAGGCCCTGCCCGCGCTCGAGCAGGTGCGGGCAGACGGCGAGGTGTCGGCGGTCGGCGTCGGCTCGATGGTGTCGGACGCGCTCGCCGCATCGGTGCGCTCGGCGGATCTCGACCTGATCATGGTCGCCGGGCGGTACACGCTGCTCGAGCAGCCGGCGGCCGAGGACGTGCTGCCGGCATGCCGCGAGACCGGAACGGGGATCGTCGCGGCATCCGTCTTCAACTCGGGCCTGCTCGCGTCGAACGAGCCGCGACGCGACGGCCGGTACGAGTACGGTCAGCTGCCGGATGAGCTGTGGGAGCGGCTGCTGCGCATCGCCGCGGTATGTGCGGCGCACGACGTGCCGGTGCCGGCAGCCGCGATCCAGTACCCGCTGCAGTCCGACGTCGTGCGCTCGGTTGTCGTGGGCGGCAGCCGCGCGGCGCAGCTGCGGCAGAACGCCGAGTACGCGGCGCGGGACATCCCGTCCGCGCTGTGGGAGGAGCTGGCGGCGGAGGGGCTGATCCCCGCCTGA
- a CDS encoding LacI family DNA-binding transcriptional regulator: MPASVKDVAALAGVSSSTVSNYLNHPHVLGESSAAKVRDAIDRLGYVPNESARQLRAGSSKTLALILLDAWLPYFHELSRGVEDAAREGGWSLFFSNSNRDAATERGNIDMFEAHRVQGIVIYPLEDVVPRLEQLADRGIRSVVVGPIPESSSIGSVRFDDRGGGRLAGEHLLSLGRRRILFLGAPSVSQSNDRRRGLEDAVAGTDATIEVIDVPHLATEDGLEAGGRVVALPAAERPDAVFAANDMVAIGVLTQLLRHGIRVPEDVAIVGFDDVTQARQSVVPLTSVRQPGYEIGRAAGAALIRQLTDPTGELPAPTPFAAELVVRESTVGA, translated from the coding sequence ATGCCCGCCAGCGTCAAGGATGTCGCCGCCCTCGCCGGGGTGTCCTCATCCACCGTCTCGAACTACCTCAACCACCCGCATGTGCTCGGAGAGTCCAGCGCCGCGAAAGTCAGGGACGCGATCGATCGACTGGGGTACGTGCCGAACGAATCGGCGCGCCAGCTGCGTGCGGGGTCGAGCAAGACGCTCGCACTGATCCTGCTCGACGCCTGGCTGCCGTACTTCCACGAGCTCTCCCGGGGCGTCGAGGATGCCGCGCGCGAAGGCGGCTGGTCGCTGTTCTTCAGCAACAGCAACCGCGACGCCGCCACCGAGCGCGGCAACATCGACATGTTCGAGGCGCACCGCGTGCAGGGCATCGTCATCTATCCGCTCGAAGACGTGGTGCCCCGACTCGAACAGCTCGCCGATCGCGGCATCCGCTCGGTCGTGGTGGGGCCCATCCCCGAGTCGTCGAGCATCGGATCGGTGCGCTTCGACGACCGCGGCGGCGGGCGCCTCGCCGGCGAGCACCTGCTCTCTCTCGGCCGTCGCCGCATCCTCTTTCTCGGAGCCCCCAGCGTCAGCCAGTCGAACGATCGCCGGAGAGGGCTGGAGGATGCCGTCGCGGGCACCGACGCCACGATCGAGGTGATCGACGTGCCGCATCTCGCGACCGAGGACGGACTCGAGGCCGGCGGGCGCGTCGTCGCGCTGCCCGCCGCCGAGCGCCCCGACGCGGTCTTCGCCGCGAACGACATGGTGGCGATCGGCGTGCTCACGCAGCTGCTCCGCCACGGAATCCGCGTTCCCGAGGACGTCGCGATCGTGGGCTTCGACGACGTCACGCAGGCGCGTCAGAGCGTCGTGCCGCTGACGAGCGTGCGGCAGCCGGGGTACGAGATCGGGCGTGCCGCCGGGGCGGCGCTGATCCGCCAGCTCACCGATCCGACGGGCGAGCTGCCCGCACCGACGCCGTTCGCGGCCGAACTCGTGGTCCGCGAGTCGACGGTCGGCGCCTGA